GGCGCGATGACCTGGACCCTGAGCGCAACACTTGGCCATGTAGCCCATGGATGGATGGTGGAGCTTCTCATCATCGCAACGCTGGTCGCGAGCCGGTCGCTCCATACACATGTCCGTGACGTTCAGTCTGCGCTTTCCTGTAACAACATTGCGGACGCGCGCCAGAAAGTGTCTCTCATTGTAGGCAGGAACACAGATGCGTTGGAGGCGCCTGCCATTGCCCGAGCAGCGGTTGAGAGCCTCGCGGAGAATGCCTCAGACGGCGTTATTGCGCCTCTCTTCTGGGGGCTTGTGGCGGGCCTACCGGGCATCGCGGTTTATAAACTGGTCAACACAGCAGACAGCATGTGGGGCCACAGAAGTGATCGATATGAATGGTTTGGCAAAGCTGCAGCGCGTCTGGATGATTTCCTAAATCTTGTCCCGGCGCGCCTAACCGGCATTCTTTTTTGCCTGAGCGCGGGAAGCCTGCGGCGGAGCAGGGCAGCCTTCCGAGTAATGAGCCGCGATGCATCGAAACACCTGTCACCCAATGCGGGTTGGCCGGAAGCGGCAGTGGCGGGGGCATTGGATTGTCGCTTGGGCGGGCCGCGGATGTACCAGGCGGGAATCACCCAGGGCGTATGGCTTGGCGATGGTTCTGAAGACCTGGAGGCAAGCGATCTTGATCGTTCGTTGAAACTCTATCTGACAATGCTCGGAATGATTGCGGCGATGATTTTTGTTATTGCCCTTGTGGGAGGAGCGCCGATATGAATCCTCTCCTCCACGGTGGTGATCTCGAAGCGTTCGGTCGTCAAAACCCAGAGGCCTTGAGGCCTTTGATAGATCTAAGCACGGGTATCAACCCACGTGCCTATGAAGTTTCAATCGATAAGGATTGGTTGGTCCGACTGCCAACTCGCTCGGATGACGAAGCGTGCTGTGCCGCATTCGCAAACTACTCAGGCGTTGATCAGGCGTTTGTGCATGTTATGCCAGGCACGCAGACCATTATCTCTGGTCTGCCTTATCTCTTTTGTGAAAAACGCGTGGCCGTGTTGTCGCCCACCTATGGGGAGCATGAAGCTTGCTGGCGGGCCGCTGGGCACACTGTTTCAACATATCCAGCATCAGAGATTTTAACCGCGGATGCTGATGTCATTGTTGTGACCAATCCGAACAATCCTGATGGTCATGTATTTGAGGACGCCGCGCTGCATGCCTGTCGGGCACGCCAGCAAGCACGAGACGGGTGGCTGATTGTCGATGAAGCCTTTATTGATTGCATGCCTGAACTCAGTG
The DNA window shown above is from Parvibaculaceae bacterium PLY_AMNH_Bact1 and carries:
- the cbiB gene encoding adenosylcobinamide-phosphate synthase CbiB (Derived by automated computational analysis using gene prediction method: Protein Homology. GO_function: GO:0016880 - acid-ammonia (or amide) ligase activity [Evidence IEA]; GO_process: GO:0009236 - cobalamin biosynthetic process [Evidence IEA]), translating into MLFGLHTSWILLGALALEGAVGYPAWIWRSIGHPVSWMGRFLSFGEAWLNSHSRHPRRDFLSGMVWLAGGITLLGAMTWTLSATLGHVAHGWMVELLIIATLVASRSLHTHVRDVQSALSCNNIADARQKVSLIVGRNTDALEAPAIARAAVESLAENASDGVIAPLFWGLVAGLPGIAVYKLVNTADSMWGHRSDRYEWFGKAAARLDDFLNLVPARLTGILFCLSAGSLRRSRAAFRVMSRDASKHLSPNAGWPEAAVAGALDCRLGGPRMYQAGITQGVWLGDGSEDLEASDLDRSLKLYLTMLGMIAAMIFVIALVGGAPI
- the cobD gene encoding threonine-phosphate decarboxylase CobD (Derived by automated computational analysis using gene prediction method: Protein Homology. GO_component: GO:0005737 - cytoplasm [Evidence IEA]; GO_function: GO:0048472 - threonine-phosphate decarboxylase activity [Evidence IEA]; GO_process: GO:0009236 - cobalamin biosynthetic process [Evidence IEA]), which codes for MNPLLHGGDLEAFGRQNPEALRPLIDLSTGINPRAYEVSIDKDWLVRLPTRSDDEACCAAFANYSGVDQAFVHVMPGTQTIISGLPYLFCEKRVAVLSPTYGEHEACWRAAGHTVSTYPASEILTADADVIVVTNPNNPDGHVFEDAALHACRARQQARDGWLIVDEAFIDCMPELSVAKEVKRGGLLVLRSFGKFFGLAGLRLGFLLAPENIAAPLAQRLGPWSASTPALRIAAKAYGDVDWIAETRLQLNQQMDRLLERVVPRCGREVGRTPLFALVKVENSAGLARHLADHGIFIRTFPNMPNYLRFGLPGEPWAWDRLETALTEWECKHEC